In Mycobacteriales bacterium, the genomic window GCGATGCTCGGTGGTGGTCGGACCGATCACGCGCAGCCCAGGCACGGTCTGCACCCCGTCGAGCAGGTACGCCGTCAACGCCTGCTCGTGCGCATGAACCGCCGGCATGCCGAGCGCCGACAGGTAGTCCACGGCGGCACCGAGACCGACCGCCTGTGCGATCGGCGGCGTGCCCGCCTCGAACTTGTGCGGCGGCGGCGCGAAGGTCGAGCCGGACATCGTGACCTCGTCGATCATCTCGCCGCCGCCGAGGAACGGGGGCAGCTGCTCGAGCAGGTCGAGGCGGGCCCAGAGCGCACCGATGCCGGTCGGGCCGCACATCTTGTGGCCGGTGAACGCCACAGCGTCGACCCCCAGGGCCGCGACGTCGACCGGCGAGTGCGGCACGGACTGCGAGGCGTCGAGCACGGTGTAGGCGCCGACGGCGCGAGCTCGCGCGACGACGGCATCGACCGGGTTCACGGTGCCGAGCAGGTTGGACTGGTGGACGAACGCGACCACCTTGGTGCGGTCGGTGATCACTCGGTCCAGGTCCGCGAGGTCGAGCCGGCCGTCTTCGGTGAGGCCGACCCACTTCAACGTCGCGCCGGCGCGCTGGCAGGCGAGCTGCCACGGGACGATGTTGGAGTGATGCTCCATCTCGGTGATGACGACCTCGTCGCCCGCGCCGAACGGCAGCACGTGGGCCATCAGGTTCAGCGCCTCTGACGAGTTTTTTGCGAACACGATCTCGCGCGGGTCGGGTGCGTTGACGAAGGCCGCAACCTTTGCTCGGGCATCCTCGTAGAGCGCGGTCGCTTCCTCGGCGAGAGTGTGAATGCCGCGATGGACGTTGGCGTTGTGGTGCTCGTTGTAGTCGCGCATCGCGTCGAGCACCGCGAGCGGCTTCTGGGCAGTGGCGGCACTGTCGAGGTAGACGAGCGGTACGCCGGGACGAACCTCCCGCTGCAGGATCGGGAAGTCCTTGCGGACGACCTCGACGTCGTAGGTCATCTCCCCGCCCACTTCTCGTAGCCCTCGGCCTCGAGCGTGTCGGCGAGCTCCGGACCGCCTT contains:
- a CDS encoding cysteine desulfurase, with the translated sequence MTYDVEVVRKDFPILQREVRPGVPLVYLDSAATAQKPLAVLDAMRDYNEHHNANVHRGIHTLAEEATALYEDARAKVAAFVNAPDPREIVFAKNSSEALNLMAHVLPFGAGDEVVITEMEHHSNIVPWQLACQRAGATLKWVGLTEDGRLDLADLDRVITDRTKVVAFVHQSNLLGTVNPVDAVVARARAVGAYTVLDASQSVPHSPVDVAALGVDAVAFTGHKMCGPTGIGALWARLDLLEQLPPFLGGGEMIDEVTMSGSTFAPPPHKFEAGTPPIAQAVGLGAAVDYLSALGMPAVHAHEQALTAYLLDGVQTVPGLRVIGPTTTEHRGGAVSFVMDGIHPHDVGQVLDQYGVAVRVGHHCARPACLRYGVPATSRASLHLYSNVNDVDALVDGLGRVRGFFG